A single region of the Salvia miltiorrhiza cultivar Shanhuang (shh) chromosome 8, IMPLAD_Smil_shh, whole genome shotgun sequence genome encodes:
- the LOC130996773 gene encoding phosphatidylinositol:ceramide inositolphosphotransferase 2-like encodes MSFYIGREASKLWKRFCAEITTELNLLAENWKYILGGIVCQYIHGLAARGIHYFHRPGPTLQDVGFFLLPELGQERAYISETVFTFVFLSFVLWTFHPFIVKTKKIYTVLIWCRVLAFLVACQFLRIITFYSTQLPGPNYHCREGSKLATLPPPNNVLEALLIVPRGVLYGCGDLIFSSHMIFSLVFVRTYHKYGTRSFVKQLAWLIVVIQSLLIVASRKHYTVDVVVAWYTVNLVVFFLDKKLPELPDRSSASAALFLPLTKDSKTKEENHKLLNGNSGDAADWRPRTQINGKIMEEGNVVHVEAVISGV; translated from the exons ATGTCGTTTTACATTGGTCGCGAGGCTTCAAAG ttATGGAAGAGATTTTGTGCGGAGATTACAACAGAGCTCAACCTTCTTGCGGAAAATTGGAAGTATATTTTAGGCGGCATCGTTTGTCAG TACATCCACGGACTAGCAGCGCGAgggattcattattttcatcgGCCGGGACCAACACTTCAGGATGTcggcttctttcttcttccg GAACTTGGCCAAGAAAGAGCTTACATTAGCGAAACAGTGTTCACCTTCGTTTTCCTGTCTTTTGTCTTG TGGACTTTCCATCCTTTCATAGTGAAGACCAAGAAGATTTACACAGTCCTGATATGGTGCAGGGTCCTCGCATTTTTAGTT GCATGTCAGTTTCTTCGGATAATAACTTTCTACTCAACTCAACTGCCTGGTCCAAATTATCATTGTCGAGAG GGTTCGAAGCTTGCCACGCTGCCTCCTCCAAACAATGTTTTAGAAGCTCTACTAATAG TTCCTCGTGGGGTTCTTTATGGCTGCGGTGATCTAATATTTTCGTCTCACATGATATTCTCCCTAGTCTTTGTGCGGACATACCATAAGTATGGTACTCGAAG TTTTGTTAAGCAGTTAGCCTGGTTGATTGTTGTAATTCAAAGCTTGTTGATTGTGGCATCTCGTAAGCACTACACAGTTGATGTTGTCGTGGCATGGTACACTGTTAATTTGGTTGTGTTCTTTCTCGACAAGAAATTGCCAG AACTGCCCGACCGTTCCAGTGCATCCGCAGCATTGTTCCTCCCACTGACCAAGGATAGCAAGACGAAGGAAGAGAATCACAAACTCTTGAATGGGAACTCCGGGGATGCTGCAGACTGG AGGCCAAGAACCCAAATCAACGGCAAGATCATGGAAGAAGGCAACGTCGTGCATGTTGAAGCAGTCATCAGCGGCGTCTAG
- the LOC130996768 gene encoding serine/threonine-protein kinase BSK5 isoform X3 — MGAKCSKFSFCWWHSHLKPSVLQSTDPENGEKNSFSSFREFSWEELKAATKGFSSDNIVSEHGEKAPNVVYKGFLESEGWIAVKRFNKSAWPDPRQFIDEAKAVGNLRSERLSNLIGFCFEGEERLLVAEFMPNETLAKHLFHWENQPMKWAMRLRVALYLAQALDYCSSRGRALYHDLNAYRVLFDQDGNPRLSCFGLMKNSRDGKSYSTNLAFTPPEYLRTGRVTPESVVYSFGTMLLDLLSGKHIPPSHALDLIRGKNFLMLMDSCLEGHFSNDEGTELVRLATRCLQYEARERPNAKTLVTSLMSLEKETEVPSYVLLGIPQGQGKTGCAPPLLLTPMGEACLRMDLTAIHEILDKAGYKDDEGIANELSFQMWTSQMQETLNSKKQGDAAFRAKDFATAIDCYTQFIQGGTMVSPTVYGRRCVCYLMSDMPNQALGDAMQALAISPRWPTAFHLQAASLFTLGMENDAQESLQEASNLEAKINRI, encoded by the exons ATGGGTGCAAAATGCTCCAAGTTCTCATTCTGCTGGTGGCATTCTCATCTCAAACCATCTGTTCTTCAATCCACGGATCCGG AGAACGGAGAGAAAAATTCGTTCTCGAGCTTCAGAGAGTTCAGCTGGGAGGAGCTGAAAGCTGCAACAAAAGGTTTTTCGTCAGACAACATAGTCTCCGAGCATGGAGAGAAGGCTCCCAACGTTGTTTACAAAGGTTTTCTTGAAAGTGAAGGCTGGATTGCCGTTAAGCGCTTCAACAAGTCTGCTTGGCCTGATCCTCGCCAATTTATA GATGAAGCTAAAGCAGTGGGGAATTTGAGAAGCGAACGATTGTCGAATCTGATTGGATTTTGCTTTGAAGGAGAGGAGAGATTGCTGGTGGCAGAGTTTATGCCTAATGAGACTTTGGCCAAGCATTTATTTCATT GGGAGAATCAACCCATGAAATGGGCAATGAGGTTGAGGGTGGCCTTGTATTTGGCACAAGCTCTGGACTATTGCAGCAGTCGAGGCCGGGCTTTGTATCATGATCTTAATGCTTACAGAGTCTTGTTCGATCAG GATGGCAATCCGAGGCTCTCTTGTTTCGGGTTGATGAAGAACAGTAGAGATGGCAAAAGTTACAGCACAAACTTGGCTTTCACTCCTCCAGAGTACCTGAGAACTG GAAGAGTGACTCCAGAAAGTGTGGTTTACAGCTTTGGAACTATGCTGCTTGATCTTCTAAGTGGCAAACATATACCTCCAAGCCAT GCACTTGATCTCATCCGCGGCAAGAACTTTCTGATGCTGATGGATTCCTGTCTGGAGGGTCACTTCTCAAACGACGAGGGAACTGAGCTGGTCCGGCTAGCCACCCGTTGCTTGCAGTACGAAGCTCGAGAGAGGCCAAACGCCAAGACCCTAGTCACTTCCCTCATGTCTCTCGAGAAAGAAACTGAG GTCCCTTCCTACGTTCTACTAGGCATCCCACAAGGGCAAGGGAAAACAGGGTGCGCGCCGCCACTGCTGCTGACTCCCATGGGGGAAGCATGCCTGAGAATGGACCTCACCGCCATACACGAGATCCTCGACAAGGCTGGATACAAAGACGATGAAGGAATCGCCAACGAG CTATCTTTTCAGATGTGGACCAGTCAAATGCAGGAGACCTTGAACTCCAAGAAGCAAGGAGACGCTGCCTTTCGCGCCAAGGACTTCGCCACTGCCATCGACTGCTACACACAG TTCATCCAAGGTGGGACGATGGTCTCGCCGACGGTGTACGGGCGGCGGTGCGTGTGCTATCTGATGAGCGACATGCCGAATCAAGCTCTGGGAGATGCCATGCAAGCGCTGGCGATATCGCCGCGGTGGCCCACTGCTTTTCATCTGCAAGCAGCGTCGCTCTTCACGCTTGGGATGGAGAATGATGCTCAGGAATCGCTGCAAGAAGCCTCCAATTTGGAAGCCAAAATCAACAGGATTTGA
- the LOC130996768 gene encoding serine/threonine-protein kinase BSK5 isoform X1 — protein MGAKCSKFSFCWWHSHLKPSVLQSTDPENGEKNSFSSFREFSWEELKAATKGFSSDNIVSEHGEKAPNVVYKGFLESEGWIAVKRFNKSAWPDPRQFIDEAKAVGNLRSERLSNLIGFCFEGEERLLVAEFMPNETLAKHLFHWENQPMKWAMRLRVALYLAQALDYCSSRGRALYHDLNAYRVLFDQDGNPRLSCFGLMKNSRDGKSYSTNLAFTPPEYLRTGRVTPESVVYSFGTMLLDLLSGKHIPPSHALDLIRGKNFLMLMDSCLEGHFSNDEGTELVRLATRCLQYEARERPNAKTLVTSLMSLEKETEKQVPSYVLLGIPQGQGKTGCAPPLLLTPMGEACLRMDLTAIHEILDKAGYKDDEGIANELSFQMWTSQMQETLNSKKQGDAAFRAKDFATAIDCYTQFIQGGTMVSPTVYGRRCVCYLMSDMPNQALGDAMQALAISPRWPTAFHLQAASLFTLGMENDAQESLQEASNLEAKINRI, from the exons ATGGGTGCAAAATGCTCCAAGTTCTCATTCTGCTGGTGGCATTCTCATCTCAAACCATCTGTTCTTCAATCCACGGATCCGG AGAACGGAGAGAAAAATTCGTTCTCGAGCTTCAGAGAGTTCAGCTGGGAGGAGCTGAAAGCTGCAACAAAAGGTTTTTCGTCAGACAACATAGTCTCCGAGCATGGAGAGAAGGCTCCCAACGTTGTTTACAAAGGTTTTCTTGAAAGTGAAGGCTGGATTGCCGTTAAGCGCTTCAACAAGTCTGCTTGGCCTGATCCTCGCCAATTTATA GATGAAGCTAAAGCAGTGGGGAATTTGAGAAGCGAACGATTGTCGAATCTGATTGGATTTTGCTTTGAAGGAGAGGAGAGATTGCTGGTGGCAGAGTTTATGCCTAATGAGACTTTGGCCAAGCATTTATTTCATT GGGAGAATCAACCCATGAAATGGGCAATGAGGTTGAGGGTGGCCTTGTATTTGGCACAAGCTCTGGACTATTGCAGCAGTCGAGGCCGGGCTTTGTATCATGATCTTAATGCTTACAGAGTCTTGTTCGATCAG GATGGCAATCCGAGGCTCTCTTGTTTCGGGTTGATGAAGAACAGTAGAGATGGCAAAAGTTACAGCACAAACTTGGCTTTCACTCCTCCAGAGTACCTGAGAACTG GAAGAGTGACTCCAGAAAGTGTGGTTTACAGCTTTGGAACTATGCTGCTTGATCTTCTAAGTGGCAAACATATACCTCCAAGCCAT GCACTTGATCTCATCCGCGGCAAGAACTTTCTGATGCTGATGGATTCCTGTCTGGAGGGTCACTTCTCAAACGACGAGGGAACTGAGCTGGTCCGGCTAGCCACCCGTTGCTTGCAGTACGAAGCTCGAGAGAGGCCAAACGCCAAGACCCTAGTCACTTCCCTCATGTCTCTCGAGAAAGAAACTGAG AAGCAGGTCCCTTCCTACGTTCTACTAGGCATCCCACAAGGGCAAGGGAAAACAGGGTGCGCGCCGCCACTGCTGCTGACTCCCATGGGGGAAGCATGCCTGAGAATGGACCTCACCGCCATACACGAGATCCTCGACAAGGCTGGATACAAAGACGATGAAGGAATCGCCAACGAG CTATCTTTTCAGATGTGGACCAGTCAAATGCAGGAGACCTTGAACTCCAAGAAGCAAGGAGACGCTGCCTTTCGCGCCAAGGACTTCGCCACTGCCATCGACTGCTACACACAG TTCATCCAAGGTGGGACGATGGTCTCGCCGACGGTGTACGGGCGGCGGTGCGTGTGCTATCTGATGAGCGACATGCCGAATCAAGCTCTGGGAGATGCCATGCAAGCGCTGGCGATATCGCCGCGGTGGCCCACTGCTTTTCATCTGCAAGCAGCGTCGCTCTTCACGCTTGGGATGGAGAATGATGCTCAGGAATCGCTGCAAGAAGCCTCCAATTTGGAAGCCAAAATCAACAGGATTTGA
- the LOC130996768 gene encoding serine/threonine-protein kinase BSK5 isoform X4, which yields MGAKCSKFSFCWWHSHLKPSVLQSTDPENGEKNSFSSFREFSWEELKAATKGFSSDNIVSEHGEKAPNVVYKGFLESEGWIAVKRFNKSAWPDPRQFIDEAKAVGNLRSERLSNLIGFCFEGEERLLVAEFMPNETLAKHLFHWENQPMKWAMRLRVALYLAQALDYCSSRGRALYHDLNAYRVLFDQDGNPRLSCFGLMKNSRDGKSYSTNLAFTPPEYLRTGRVTPESVVYSFGTMLLDLLSGKHIPPSHALDLIRGKNFLMLMDSCLEGHFSNDEGTELVRLATRCLQYEARERPNAKTLVTSLMSLEKETEKQVPSYVLLGIPQGQGKTGCAPPLLLTPMGEACLRMDLTAIHEILDKAGYKDDEGIANEMWTSQMQETLNSKKQGDAAFRAKDFATAIDCYTQFIQGGTMVSPTVYGRRCVCYLMSDMPNQALGDAMQALAISPRWPTAFHLQAASLFTLGMENDAQESLQEASNLEAKINRI from the exons ATGGGTGCAAAATGCTCCAAGTTCTCATTCTGCTGGTGGCATTCTCATCTCAAACCATCTGTTCTTCAATCCACGGATCCGG AGAACGGAGAGAAAAATTCGTTCTCGAGCTTCAGAGAGTTCAGCTGGGAGGAGCTGAAAGCTGCAACAAAAGGTTTTTCGTCAGACAACATAGTCTCCGAGCATGGAGAGAAGGCTCCCAACGTTGTTTACAAAGGTTTTCTTGAAAGTGAAGGCTGGATTGCCGTTAAGCGCTTCAACAAGTCTGCTTGGCCTGATCCTCGCCAATTTATA GATGAAGCTAAAGCAGTGGGGAATTTGAGAAGCGAACGATTGTCGAATCTGATTGGATTTTGCTTTGAAGGAGAGGAGAGATTGCTGGTGGCAGAGTTTATGCCTAATGAGACTTTGGCCAAGCATTTATTTCATT GGGAGAATCAACCCATGAAATGGGCAATGAGGTTGAGGGTGGCCTTGTATTTGGCACAAGCTCTGGACTATTGCAGCAGTCGAGGCCGGGCTTTGTATCATGATCTTAATGCTTACAGAGTCTTGTTCGATCAG GATGGCAATCCGAGGCTCTCTTGTTTCGGGTTGATGAAGAACAGTAGAGATGGCAAAAGTTACAGCACAAACTTGGCTTTCACTCCTCCAGAGTACCTGAGAACTG GAAGAGTGACTCCAGAAAGTGTGGTTTACAGCTTTGGAACTATGCTGCTTGATCTTCTAAGTGGCAAACATATACCTCCAAGCCAT GCACTTGATCTCATCCGCGGCAAGAACTTTCTGATGCTGATGGATTCCTGTCTGGAGGGTCACTTCTCAAACGACGAGGGAACTGAGCTGGTCCGGCTAGCCACCCGTTGCTTGCAGTACGAAGCTCGAGAGAGGCCAAACGCCAAGACCCTAGTCACTTCCCTCATGTCTCTCGAGAAAGAAACTGAG AAGCAGGTCCCTTCCTACGTTCTACTAGGCATCCCACAAGGGCAAGGGAAAACAGGGTGCGCGCCGCCACTGCTGCTGACTCCCATGGGGGAAGCATGCCTGAGAATGGACCTCACCGCCATACACGAGATCCTCGACAAGGCTGGATACAAAGACGATGAAGGAATCGCCAACGAG ATGTGGACCAGTCAAATGCAGGAGACCTTGAACTCCAAGAAGCAAGGAGACGCTGCCTTTCGCGCCAAGGACTTCGCCACTGCCATCGACTGCTACACACAG TTCATCCAAGGTGGGACGATGGTCTCGCCGACGGTGTACGGGCGGCGGTGCGTGTGCTATCTGATGAGCGACATGCCGAATCAAGCTCTGGGAGATGCCATGCAAGCGCTGGCGATATCGCCGCGGTGGCCCACTGCTTTTCATCTGCAAGCAGCGTCGCTCTTCACGCTTGGGATGGAGAATGATGCTCAGGAATCGCTGCAAGAAGCCTCCAATTTGGAAGCCAAAATCAACAGGATTTGA
- the LOC130996768 gene encoding serine/threonine-protein kinase BSK5 isoform X2, producing the protein MGAKCSKFSFCWWHSHLKPSVLQSTDPENGEKNSFSSFREFSWEELKAATKGFSSDNIVSEHGEKAPNVVYKGFLESEGWIAVKRFNKSAWPDPRQFIDEAKAVGNLRSERLSNLIGFCFEGEERLLVAEFMPNETLAKHLFHWENQPMKWAMRLRVALYLAQALDYCSSRGRALYHDLNAYRVLFDQDGNPRLSCFGLMKNSRDGKSYSTNLAFTPPEYLRTGRVTPESVVYSFGTMLLDLLSGKHIPPSHALDLIRGKNFLMLMDSCLEGHFSNDEGTELVRLATRCLQYEARERPNAKTLVTSLMSLEKETEQVPSYVLLGIPQGQGKTGCAPPLLLTPMGEACLRMDLTAIHEILDKAGYKDDEGIANELSFQMWTSQMQETLNSKKQGDAAFRAKDFATAIDCYTQFIQGGTMVSPTVYGRRCVCYLMSDMPNQALGDAMQALAISPRWPTAFHLQAASLFTLGMENDAQESLQEASNLEAKINRI; encoded by the exons ATGGGTGCAAAATGCTCCAAGTTCTCATTCTGCTGGTGGCATTCTCATCTCAAACCATCTGTTCTTCAATCCACGGATCCGG AGAACGGAGAGAAAAATTCGTTCTCGAGCTTCAGAGAGTTCAGCTGGGAGGAGCTGAAAGCTGCAACAAAAGGTTTTTCGTCAGACAACATAGTCTCCGAGCATGGAGAGAAGGCTCCCAACGTTGTTTACAAAGGTTTTCTTGAAAGTGAAGGCTGGATTGCCGTTAAGCGCTTCAACAAGTCTGCTTGGCCTGATCCTCGCCAATTTATA GATGAAGCTAAAGCAGTGGGGAATTTGAGAAGCGAACGATTGTCGAATCTGATTGGATTTTGCTTTGAAGGAGAGGAGAGATTGCTGGTGGCAGAGTTTATGCCTAATGAGACTTTGGCCAAGCATTTATTTCATT GGGAGAATCAACCCATGAAATGGGCAATGAGGTTGAGGGTGGCCTTGTATTTGGCACAAGCTCTGGACTATTGCAGCAGTCGAGGCCGGGCTTTGTATCATGATCTTAATGCTTACAGAGTCTTGTTCGATCAG GATGGCAATCCGAGGCTCTCTTGTTTCGGGTTGATGAAGAACAGTAGAGATGGCAAAAGTTACAGCACAAACTTGGCTTTCACTCCTCCAGAGTACCTGAGAACTG GAAGAGTGACTCCAGAAAGTGTGGTTTACAGCTTTGGAACTATGCTGCTTGATCTTCTAAGTGGCAAACATATACCTCCAAGCCAT GCACTTGATCTCATCCGCGGCAAGAACTTTCTGATGCTGATGGATTCCTGTCTGGAGGGTCACTTCTCAAACGACGAGGGAACTGAGCTGGTCCGGCTAGCCACCCGTTGCTTGCAGTACGAAGCTCGAGAGAGGCCAAACGCCAAGACCCTAGTCACTTCCCTCATGTCTCTCGAGAAAGAAACTGAG CAGGTCCCTTCCTACGTTCTACTAGGCATCCCACAAGGGCAAGGGAAAACAGGGTGCGCGCCGCCACTGCTGCTGACTCCCATGGGGGAAGCATGCCTGAGAATGGACCTCACCGCCATACACGAGATCCTCGACAAGGCTGGATACAAAGACGATGAAGGAATCGCCAACGAG CTATCTTTTCAGATGTGGACCAGTCAAATGCAGGAGACCTTGAACTCCAAGAAGCAAGGAGACGCTGCCTTTCGCGCCAAGGACTTCGCCACTGCCATCGACTGCTACACACAG TTCATCCAAGGTGGGACGATGGTCTCGCCGACGGTGTACGGGCGGCGGTGCGTGTGCTATCTGATGAGCGACATGCCGAATCAAGCTCTGGGAGATGCCATGCAAGCGCTGGCGATATCGCCGCGGTGGCCCACTGCTTTTCATCTGCAAGCAGCGTCGCTCTTCACGCTTGGGATGGAGAATGATGCTCAGGAATCGCTGCAAGAAGCCTCCAATTTGGAAGCCAAAATCAACAGGATTTGA
- the LOC130996768 gene encoding serine/threonine-protein kinase BSK5 isoform X5, producing the protein MGAKCSKFSFCWWHSHLKPSVLQSTDPENGEKNSFSSFREFSWEELKAATKGFSSDNIVSEHGEKAPNVVYKGFLESEGWIAVKRFNKSAWPDPRQFIDEAKAVGNLRSERLSNLIGFCFEGEERLLVAEFMPNETLAKHLFHWENQPMKWAMRLRVALYLAQALDYCSSRGRALYHDLNAYRVLFDQDGNPRLSCFGLMKNSRDGKSYSTNLAFTPPEYLRTGRVTPESVVYSFGTMLLDLLSGKHIPPSHALDLIRGKNFLMLMDSCLEGHFSNDEGTELVRLATRCLQYEARERPNAKTLVTSLMSLEKETEVPSYVLLGIPQGQGKTGCAPPLLLTPMGEACLRMDLTAIHEILDKAGYKDDEGIANEMWTSQMQETLNSKKQGDAAFRAKDFATAIDCYTQFIQGGTMVSPTVYGRRCVCYLMSDMPNQALGDAMQALAISPRWPTAFHLQAASLFTLGMENDAQESLQEASNLEAKINRI; encoded by the exons ATGGGTGCAAAATGCTCCAAGTTCTCATTCTGCTGGTGGCATTCTCATCTCAAACCATCTGTTCTTCAATCCACGGATCCGG AGAACGGAGAGAAAAATTCGTTCTCGAGCTTCAGAGAGTTCAGCTGGGAGGAGCTGAAAGCTGCAACAAAAGGTTTTTCGTCAGACAACATAGTCTCCGAGCATGGAGAGAAGGCTCCCAACGTTGTTTACAAAGGTTTTCTTGAAAGTGAAGGCTGGATTGCCGTTAAGCGCTTCAACAAGTCTGCTTGGCCTGATCCTCGCCAATTTATA GATGAAGCTAAAGCAGTGGGGAATTTGAGAAGCGAACGATTGTCGAATCTGATTGGATTTTGCTTTGAAGGAGAGGAGAGATTGCTGGTGGCAGAGTTTATGCCTAATGAGACTTTGGCCAAGCATTTATTTCATT GGGAGAATCAACCCATGAAATGGGCAATGAGGTTGAGGGTGGCCTTGTATTTGGCACAAGCTCTGGACTATTGCAGCAGTCGAGGCCGGGCTTTGTATCATGATCTTAATGCTTACAGAGTCTTGTTCGATCAG GATGGCAATCCGAGGCTCTCTTGTTTCGGGTTGATGAAGAACAGTAGAGATGGCAAAAGTTACAGCACAAACTTGGCTTTCACTCCTCCAGAGTACCTGAGAACTG GAAGAGTGACTCCAGAAAGTGTGGTTTACAGCTTTGGAACTATGCTGCTTGATCTTCTAAGTGGCAAACATATACCTCCAAGCCAT GCACTTGATCTCATCCGCGGCAAGAACTTTCTGATGCTGATGGATTCCTGTCTGGAGGGTCACTTCTCAAACGACGAGGGAACTGAGCTGGTCCGGCTAGCCACCCGTTGCTTGCAGTACGAAGCTCGAGAGAGGCCAAACGCCAAGACCCTAGTCACTTCCCTCATGTCTCTCGAGAAAGAAACTGAG GTCCCTTCCTACGTTCTACTAGGCATCCCACAAGGGCAAGGGAAAACAGGGTGCGCGCCGCCACTGCTGCTGACTCCCATGGGGGAAGCATGCCTGAGAATGGACCTCACCGCCATACACGAGATCCTCGACAAGGCTGGATACAAAGACGATGAAGGAATCGCCAACGAG ATGTGGACCAGTCAAATGCAGGAGACCTTGAACTCCAAGAAGCAAGGAGACGCTGCCTTTCGCGCCAAGGACTTCGCCACTGCCATCGACTGCTACACACAG TTCATCCAAGGTGGGACGATGGTCTCGCCGACGGTGTACGGGCGGCGGTGCGTGTGCTATCTGATGAGCGACATGCCGAATCAAGCTCTGGGAGATGCCATGCAAGCGCTGGCGATATCGCCGCGGTGGCCCACTGCTTTTCATCTGCAAGCAGCGTCGCTCTTCACGCTTGGGATGGAGAATGATGCTCAGGAATCGCTGCAAGAAGCCTCCAATTTGGAAGCCAAAATCAACAGGATTTGA